The window AAAAgaagggagaaaaagaaaatacatgGCTCACTTTTCTCAACTACCATTCTTCACTTTCTCACCCACCATCCATTCTTCTCTAGAGCACCACTTTTCTGCAGTCTCCTCTCCTTCTAACTAATATATTAACACTTAAAGTGCCCCTCTATTGCCCCAACAGCAAGCTTCTTAGTCTGATAGGCTCTCTTCATTAAATTCCCCTCGTGGTAGGTGAGTTTGAAATTAAATCTGCGGTCTCTTTGTTCTCTTCAGTTCTTATGGCTGACTCAGAATACTCTACTTCTAATGACACTTCTTGTGTTGATTCTCAAGGTACACAGTTGATATTACTCTCTATTTCTCTACTCTTTCCTCACCCCCATGGGATTTCATGCCCTTTAGGTTTTGCTTGTTTGTTATGTGGAGTTTTTGCATGGGTTTCTCTGCTACATACTTGTAATGTTTGTTTCAGTGGATAGAGGCATATATAAGTTATTAATTCTGCATGTTCTCAAGCTCAAAATTTCATCTCTTTGTTTCTTTACTGATATTTTCTGTTTGTTTCAGAGCAAAGCAGCCAAGAAGCTAAGCTTGAATTCTCTGAAGACGAGGAAACACTGATCATTAGGATGTTTAATCTGGTTGGAGAGAGGTGGgccccttttttttgttttccttcttttttctttcccccCTATTTTTCTAATGGGTCTTCAGTCTTCTAATAAGTCTATGTTTGAAATCACCGTGATCAGGTGGGCTCTAATTGCTGGGAGGATCCCTGGGAGAACAGCAGAGGACATTGAGAAGTACTGGAATTCAAGATACTCAACCAGTGAGTGaatattgggaaaaaaaatttggtggTTTTCTCTACAAAAGCAAGGGTTTATTGGAGAGTTGGAGGAAGATTACAGATGGTTGGGAATTTGAAAGATCTCGACTTTTTCTTCAATCCCTCTTAGGAGAGAAGATTTGCTCTTCATGTTATTACTCTGTTTGATATTTCAAGTTTCACTGTTTGTTTACCTAACATCATGATTCCATGTGggtgaaaaaaaatggttaatcAAGCTCGAGTGTATAAAATTTTTCCTCTACTTTCTGTTTGTTTCCATGGAAATGGCTCCagctttgaatttgtttttctGTTGCATCACACATCAACATGCTGATCCTTTGACACCATGTGATTGATTAGCCTAGACTTTTTTAATGGCAATATTCTTCAAATCTCCAGCTTTTCAACTCTATTggggagttttttttttgtctctccAGCTTGCAAAGAAAGTTGGATCGGAGCAGATGCTGTCGCTATAGCTCATGGCATTTTCAGCagaagccttttttttttccacagaAACAAACAAAGAATAGGGAACCTGCTTTTATTTTATCCTCTCTTAAGTTTGAAAGTGATGCTGGTGAAAGGGACTGTACGTGGTAAAATATTTTGGAATAGAACAGAATAATTTTCTAagtctaaaaaatatattagacaaaagttattttacaaaaaaattgttatgaAAATAACTTGTTTTTCAGAtgtatttagaaatattttgataaaatgttCTTAACAATGAtcgaaaatataaagaaagcttcaagaaattttatatctttctggaaaaagaaaaattatatttgaaactttattattgaaaataatttaaaaagaatgATTCCTAAAAACTATATTTGGAGACCCAACTAATCCTAGGCGcttgaaatatcaaatatacTCTCAACCAACCACATCCATGTAATCAATGACTTGGATCATGCGTTTGATAATAGTACTCTCAAGTGCGAAACCTGGAGTTCCAGACTTCGAATTTAGAAAAGCAAAGATGGGGATTTGGGACAAAGTCAGACCTCTGGAGCAGCTTCAATCGGATAAAAGAAACATGGTATTTAGCTccacttaatttaaaattctcATCAAGCAATAATTCAGTAACCGAATCTTATCCTTACACTGCTGATTACGATAAAGTAAGGCAGGAG of the Vitis vinifera cultivar Pinot Noir 40024 chromosome 10, ASM3070453v1 genome contains:
- the LOC100255488 gene encoding MYB-like transcription factor ETC1, whose protein sequence is MADSEYSTSNDTSCVDSQEQSSQEAKLEFSEDEETLIIRMFNLVGERWALIAGRIPGRTAEDIEKYWNSRYSTSE